In one Alphaproteobacteria bacterium SS10 genomic region, the following are encoded:
- a CDS encoding cobalamin biosynthesis protein: MGNLPEQIIALNALSASLAIGALAILIELIFGQAAGLRGLRWQVALHGFCRGLERRLNRQKRSDSARLIRGLLLTLTLLLPALFVGAILTFFIGNMPPPIAALLVSLILAGGLRFGAAWSVAGALRQAVAAADRQQANRLIRAHGRLDPAAMDDHAVVREAVELAARGWDRGLIAPLFWFLLFGLPGLFAVIVVQAADDVVGRGDQRTEAFGMVISRLDTILHLIPARVAGVFLIGGVALAKPGRVGAALKALVAAAKAGVMLNGRWALAPFAGGLDMALAGPGKAMKERAWIGDGTARLEPEAIGRAKLLIVFAGLLLTAAMAAAFIGAVTVGL, from the coding sequence GTGGGAAACCTGCCTGAACAAATCATCGCGTTGAACGCCCTCTCGGCCAGTCTGGCCATTGGTGCGTTGGCAATCCTGATCGAGCTGATCTTTGGTCAGGCGGCGGGCTTGCGCGGGCTGCGGTGGCAGGTGGCATTGCATGGTTTCTGCCGTGGGCTTGAGCGTCGGCTCAATCGGCAAAAACGTAGTGACAGCGCGCGGCTGATCCGGGGGCTGTTGCTGACCCTAACCCTATTGCTGCCGGCCCTGTTTGTTGGGGCGATACTTACCTTCTTCATTGGCAATATGCCGCCACCGATTGCGGCCCTATTGGTTAGCCTGATCCTGGCTGGCGGCTTGCGATTTGGTGCTGCTTGGTCGGTGGCGGGCGCGTTGCGTCAGGCCGTTGCCGCCGCTGATCGCCAGCAGGCAAATCGCCTGATCAGGGCCCATGGCCGCCTCGACCCCGCCGCTATGGACGATCACGCCGTGGTTCGTGAGGCGGTGGAGCTCGCGGCACGTGGCTGGGATCGTGGTCTGATCGCCCCGCTGTTTTGGTTTTTACTGTTCGGGTTGCCCGGCTTGTTCGCGGTGATTGTCGTCCAGGCCGCTGATGATGTGGTTGGCCGCGGTGATCAACGTACCGAGGCATTCGGCATGGTGATTAGTCGCCTCGACACCATCCTTCATCTCATCCCGGCGCGTGTTGCCGGTGTGTTCCTTATCGGTGGTGTGGCGCTTGCCAAACCTGGCCGCGTCGGCGCTGCGCTTAAGGCCCTTGTGGCCGCCGCTAAGGCTGGGGTCATGCTAAATGGCCGTTGGGCCTTGGCCCCCTTTGCCGGTGGCCTGGACATGGCCCTGGCCGGTCCGGGCAAGGCGATGAAGGAACGCGCCTGGATTGGTGATGGCACCGCACGGCTTGAGCCTGAAGCTATTGGGCGGGCCAAGCTGCTAATCGTCTTTGCCGGTCTCTTGCTCACCGCCGCCATGGCTGCCGCTTTTATCGGTGCCGTGACGGTAGGGTTGTAG
- a CDS encoding ABC transporter permease, with amino-acid sequence MGARVSAMVLRHWYLLRGSWPRLIELIYWPLVQLLIWGFLSGFLVDNSSWVAQAAGVLVGAVLLWEVVLRSQLGVTLSFLEEMWSRNLGHLFVSPLHPLEWTTSLVVMSMIRSAIGLVPAFIAAAFLAGFSVFDLGMPMVAFFAALMMMGWWLGILIMGVILRHGLGAESIAWMSLFVLAPFSCVYYPLEALPGWLQPVALAIPATHVFEGMRAIMFGGEVRLDQLAIAIGLNLFYLILAIWLLQRSFAHARKVGKILQMGE; translated from the coding sequence ATGGGCGCCCGGGTGTCCGCCATGGTGTTGCGCCACTGGTACCTGCTGCGTGGCTCCTGGCCACGGCTGATTGAGTTGATTTACTGGCCTCTCGTTCAGCTGCTGATCTGGGGTTTCCTAAGCGGCTTTCTGGTCGACAACAGCTCATGGGTGGCGCAAGCCGCCGGTGTACTCGTTGGCGCGGTCCTGCTTTGGGAAGTGGTCTTACGCAGCCAACTGGGTGTCACCCTCTCCTTCCTTGAAGAGATGTGGTCGCGCAACCTTGGCCACCTGTTTGTCAGCCCATTGCACCCGCTTGAATGGACCACCTCTCTCGTGGTGATGAGCATGATCAGGAGTGCAATTGGCCTGGTCCCAGCCTTTATCGCCGCCGCATTCCTGGCCGGCTTCTCAGTCTTTGACCTTGGCATGCCGATGGTCGCCTTCTTCGCCGCTCTCATGATGATGGGCTGGTGGCTTGGCATCCTGATTATGGGTGTCATCCTGCGCCACGGTTTGGGGGCGGAGAGCATCGCCTGGATGTCGCTTTTCGTCCTGGCGCCGTTCTCTTGCGTCTACTATCCGCTGGAAGCGCTGCCGGGTTGGTTACAGCCTGTGGCCCTCGCTATCCCGGCAACCCATGTGTTTGAGGGCATGCGCGCGATCATGTTTGGCGGTGAGGTTCGGCTGGACCAACTCGCCATCGCAATCGGTCTCAACCTTTTCTATCTCATCCTCGCCATTTGGCTGCTGCAGCGATCCTTCGCCCATGCGCGCAAGGTGGGGAAAATCCTGCAAATGGGGGAGTAA
- a CDS encoding histidine phosphatase family protein, whose protein sequence is MSASTNRAASAGQAGNRSRRTDTTRWWWIRHAPVINPSGTIYGQGDLHADTDDPEAYASLAALLPQDAVWMHTSLLRTIETGEAVIAARKAADPGFTPPPWQIEQSFMEQSFGDWQGQNRQDIRDQLGRDHPLWLAPAHLRAPAGESFLDLLARVGHGIEEQNKHHAGKDIICFAHGGTIRAVIAHVMGIAPETALGFQIDNLSITEVTFFPATATSAAHWTVGVVNMPPRYGIRFDMPQSV, encoded by the coding sequence ATGTCTGCCTCTACAAACCGGGCCGCCAGCGCTGGCCAGGCCGGAAACCGCAGCCGTCGCACCGACACCACCCGTTGGTGGTGGATCCGCCATGCCCCGGTGATCAACCCATCCGGCACGATCTATGGCCAGGGCGATCTGCACGCCGATACCGACGATCCAGAGGCCTATGCCTCCCTCGCCGCCTTGCTGCCGCAGGATGCGGTTTGGATGCACACCTCGCTTCTGCGCACGATCGAGACTGGGGAAGCGGTGATCGCGGCACGCAAAGCAGCCGATCCAGGCTTCACCCCACCACCCTGGCAGATTGAGCAATCCTTCATGGAGCAGAGCTTTGGTGATTGGCAGGGCCAGAACCGTCAGGACATCCGGGACCAGCTAGGCCGCGACCACCCACTTTGGCTTGCGCCGGCCCATCTCCGCGCACCGGCGGGGGAGAGTTTCCTCGACCTACTCGCGCGCGTTGGCCATGGGATTGAGGAACAGAATAAGCACCATGCCGGTAAAGACATCATCTGCTTTGCCCATGGCGGCACCATCCGGGCGGTCATCGCCCATGTGATGGGTATCGCGCCAGAGACCGCCTTGGGTTTCCAGATCGACAACCTGTCAATCACCGAGGTGACGTTCTTCCCAGCAACCGCCACATCGGCGGCGCATTGGACCGTGGGTGTCGTGAACATGCCGCCCCGCTACGGCATCCGGTTTGATATGCCGCAATCGGTCTAG
- the nhaA gene encoding Na+/H+ antiporter NhaA — MSDSSIPNPLRFIKDFLKTEAAGGIILMITAAVALIISNSPASGLYLGLLDTKITFAIAGLVNIDKPLLLWINDGLMAIFFLLVGLEIKRELLVGELSSWKKSSLPVFTAIGGMAIPALFYVAVNWGNPDTINGWAIPAATDIAFALGILALLGTRAPASLKIFLLALAILDDLGAITIIAVFYTADVKMQALYVAGAALAVLATMNLAGVKRLTPYMLIGLILWTAVLKSGVHATLAGVALAFCIPLKCKTDVDTDAITKHSSPLEVLEHSLHYFVAFAVLPIFAFANAGVSLAGLQPSALLEPVPLGILLGLFFGKQVGVVGFGYIAIKAKIANLPDGVNWAQFYGVSMLAGIGFTMSLFIGNLAFADPALATDVRLGVLAGSILSAVCGYSLLRWAGSPKRMKPAEDAGVQDGGSTAKEVPAQ; from the coding sequence GTTGCGCTGATCATTTCGAATTCGCCTGCATCTGGCCTGTACCTTGGTCTTCTGGATACCAAGATCACCTTCGCCATTGCGGGTCTGGTTAATATCGATAAGCCGCTGCTGCTTTGGATCAATGATGGCCTGATGGCGATCTTCTTCCTCTTGGTTGGGTTGGAGATTAAGCGGGAGCTGCTGGTTGGTGAGTTATCCAGCTGGAAGAAATCATCGCTGCCTGTCTTCACCGCGATTGGCGGTATGGCGATCCCGGCGCTGTTCTATGTGGCGGTGAACTGGGGCAATCCCGATACGATCAACGGTTGGGCGATCCCGGCGGCCACCGATATCGCCTTTGCACTTGGCATTCTTGCCCTGCTCGGCACCCGGGCCCCGGCATCCCTTAAGATCTTCCTGCTCGCGCTCGCGATCTTGGATGATTTGGGGGCTATTACGATCATCGCCGTTTTCTATACAGCCGATGTGAAGATGCAGGCGCTGTACGTTGCCGGTGCCGCCCTTGCCGTTCTGGCGACCATGAACCTCGCTGGCGTTAAGCGGCTTACCCCTTACATGTTGATCGGGCTGATCCTCTGGACCGCCGTTCTGAAATCGGGCGTCCATGCTACGCTGGCTGGTGTGGCACTGGCTTTCTGTATCCCGCTCAAATGCAAAACCGATGTCGATACCGATGCGATCACCAAGCATAGCAGCCCGCTAGAGGTGCTGGAGCATTCGCTGCACTACTTTGTGGCCTTTGCAGTTCTGCCGATATTTGCCTTTGCCAATGCGGGTGTGTCGCTTGCTGGCCTGCAGCCCTCGGCCCTGCTTGAGCCGGTGCCGCTCGGCATTCTGCTTGGCCTATTCTTCGGTAAGCAGGTGGGCGTCGTCGGCTTCGGCTATATCGCCATTAAGGCCAAGATTGCCAATCTTCCGGATGGGGTGAATTGGGCGCAGTTCTACGGCGTCTCGATGCTCGCCGGTATTGGTTTCACGATGAGTTTGTTTATCGGCAACCTGGCCTTTGCCGACCCGGCTTTGGCAACCGATGTACGCCTCGGTGTGTTGGCCGGTTCCATCCTCTCGGCTGTCTGTGGCTACTCACTCTTGCGATGGGCCGGATCGCCCAAGCGGATGAAGCCTGCGGAAGATGCCGGTGTACAAGATGGCGGCTCAACGGCTAAGGAAGTGCCCGCACAGTAG